In one Spirosoma rigui genomic region, the following are encoded:
- a CDS encoding dolichyl-phosphate beta-glucosyltransferase has protein sequence MIIPCYNEASRLPADAFISYLNRVPSVQLCFVNDGSRDDTQVVLERLQRQYPRQIEVLNLDKNQGKAGAVRAGMLHCSGQGFDFLGYLDADLATPLDAIGDLQAALDQKPDLDLVMGSRIKFLGADIRRDPFRHYVGRVIATFISNILRLPVYDTQCGAKLFRRDVVSGLFNEPFISPWLFDVELLARLIRKHGRANVPLHAAEVPLKQWIEQSDSRISPTYMFKMWYELYRIHQTYRKVG, from the coding sequence ATGATTATTCCCTGTTACAACGAAGCCAGCCGACTTCCTGCGGATGCGTTTATCTCGTATCTGAACCGGGTCCCGTCGGTACAACTGTGTTTCGTGAACGACGGGAGTCGCGACGACACTCAGGTGGTGCTGGAGCGTTTGCAACGGCAGTATCCCCGTCAGATCGAGGTACTGAACCTTGACAAAAACCAGGGGAAAGCCGGGGCCGTCCGGGCCGGTATGCTGCACTGCTCCGGTCAGGGGTTCGATTTTCTGGGCTATCTGGATGCTGATCTGGCTACGCCCCTCGATGCTATCGGCGATTTGCAGGCGGCTCTCGACCAGAAACCCGACCTTGACCTGGTCATGGGGTCGCGTATCAAATTTCTGGGAGCCGACATCCGGCGGGACCCCTTCCGGCACTACGTAGGCCGCGTTATTGCCACCTTCATCAGCAATATCCTGCGGCTGCCCGTTTATGATACCCAGTGCGGAGCCAAACTCTTCCGGCGGGATGTTGTAAGCGGATTGTTCAACGAACCGTTCATCAGTCCGTGGCTATTCGATGTCGAACTGCTGGCCCGGCTTATCCGCAAGCACGGGCGGGCCAACGTTCCCCTGCACGCGGCCGAGGTGCCGCTGAAGCAGTGGATCGAGCAGAGCGACTCGCGAATCAGCCCCACGTATATGTTCAAGATGTGGTATGAGTTATACCGTATCCACCAGACCTACCGCAAGGTGGGTTGA
- a CDS encoding glycosyltransferase family 2 protein, with protein sequence MLPKSQKNVLLSVANRPFNTALPEPQISIVAPLYNETESLPHLVARLNGVMEALPLRIEVVLIDDGSRDNTAVQMQQLALTDSRYHCVFLSRNYGHQIALTAGMAAARGTEALFIIDGDLQDPPELLAEFYSKLQEGYDVVYAVRKKRKESWFKRIAYSTFYRLMRSISYVEIPLDSGDFSLISRRVADVLSQMPEESRFIRGMRSWIGFKQIGVEYERDARLAGESKYSFKMLRNLAYNGIFNFSEYPIKLVTRLGMITFGIAMLYLIQTLVKKFIYGDVPQGFTALLFVIVLFSGVQLIALGMIGEYVLRIFFQTKGRPLYVVREIIRRQERQTLSGANTVVPPRAEPPQPL encoded by the coding sequence ATGCTACCTAAAAGTCAAAAAAACGTACTTTTGTCCGTTGCCAACCGTCCGTTTAATACCGCTTTGCCAGAACCGCAGATTTCCATTGTTGCCCCCTTATACAACGAGACTGAGTCCCTTCCGCACCTGGTTGCCCGGCTAAATGGCGTCATGGAAGCATTGCCACTACGCATTGAAGTGGTACTGATCGACGACGGAAGCCGTGACAACACGGCGGTTCAGATGCAGCAGCTGGCCCTGACCGACAGTCGGTACCACTGCGTGTTTCTGTCCCGTAACTACGGTCACCAGATTGCGCTTACCGCCGGTATGGCAGCCGCCCGGGGCACCGAAGCGCTGTTCATCATCGACGGTGATCTGCAGGACCCGCCCGAGCTGCTGGCCGAATTTTACAGTAAGCTCCAGGAAGGGTACGACGTCGTCTACGCTGTTCGGAAAAAACGGAAAGAAAGCTGGTTCAAACGAATTGCCTATTCAACGTTCTACCGCCTGATGCGCTCGATCTCCTACGTGGAAATTCCCCTCGACAGCGGTGACTTCTCGCTGATCAGCCGCCGGGTTGCCGATGTGCTCAGCCAGATGCCGGAGGAAAGCCGGTTTATCCGGGGTATGCGGAGCTGGATCGGCTTCAAACAGATCGGGGTCGAGTATGAGCGGGATGCGCGCCTGGCGGGCGAGTCGAAGTATTCGTTTAAGATGCTGCGAAATCTGGCCTATAACGGTATCTTTAACTTCAGCGAGTATCCCATTAAGCTGGTGACGCGCCTGGGGATGATCACGTTTGGTATCGCCATGCTGTACCTGATCCAGACGCTCGTGAAAAAGTTTATTTATGGGGATGTACCCCAGGGATTTACGGCGCTGTTGTTCGTCATCGTGCTGTTCAGTGGTGTTCAGCTGATTGCCCTGGGTATGATTGGTGAGTATGTACTGCGTATATTTTTTCAGACGAAAGGGCGCCCGTTGTATGTTGTGCGGGAAATTATCCGGCGGCAGGAGCGCCAGACCCTGTCAGGTGCCAATACGGTAGTGCCCCCACGGGCCGAGCCACCCCAGCCCCTGTGA